A region of Solanum dulcamara chromosome 7, daSolDulc1.2, whole genome shotgun sequence DNA encodes the following proteins:
- the LOC129896190 gene encoding WUSCHEL-related homeobox 5-like, giving the protein MGTKCGRWNPTAEQVKVLTDLFRSGLRTPTTDQIQKISSQLSFYGNIESKNVFYWFQNHKARERQKRRRKILVDEPIIDEDRIQFNNISSNKHFPEKNTNQEVDEAAERALETLQLFPLNSLSEYAETEKLRFFTEEYMRENMTFSCTIGAEMDHPTLDLRLSFFS; this is encoded by the exons ATGGGAACAAAATGTGGTCGATGGAATCCAACGGCGGAACAGGTTAAAGTTCTAACTGACCTGTTCCGGTCTGGACTCCGTACCCCGACCACTGATCAGATTCAAAAGATATCCTCTCAGTTGAGCTTTTATGGAAACATCGAGAGTAAGAATGTCTTTTATTGGTTCCAAAACCATAAAGCTAGAGAAAGACAGAAACGTCGTCGTAAGATTTTGGTCGATGAGCCAATAATTGATGAAGACAGAATCCAATTCAATAATATCTCTTCAAACAAAC ATTTTCCAGAGAAAAATACTAATCAAGAGGTGGATGAGGCAGCAGAAAGAGCACTAGAGACTTTGCAACTCTTTCCACTAAATTCATTAAGTGAATATGCAGAGACGGAGAAGCTAAGGTTTTTCACAGAGGAATACATGAGGGAAAATATGACATTTTCATGCACCATCGGAGCTGAAATGGATCATCCAACGTTGGATTTGCGTCTAAGCTTCTTCTCATAG